A portion of the Salmo trutta chromosome 1, fSalTru1.1, whole genome shotgun sequence genome contains these proteins:
- the LOC115169272 gene encoding alpha-1,6-mannosyl-glycoprotein 2-beta-N-acetylglucosaminyltransferase isoform X2 yields the protein MRFRVYKRKVVILTLVVVVCGLAFWTSGKQKKSSGVVVLKEAEGVRRSSSSQVQPQATPEVSRIPNVPPIAPVNETHPKNQPEKHLEKEEVVKPEVDNTTQVYRGIVFQLNFDQTVRHEEKFRAARKKDDLVVVVQVHNRPDYLRLLVESLRKARGVESILLIFSHDFWSPEINQVVASVDFCQVLQIFFPFSIQLYPQEFPGHDPRDCPRDISKIDALKLGCINAEYPDSFGHYREAKFSQTKHHWWWKLHFVWDRVRALKDHRGLVLLIEEDHFLSPDFLHFLKLMSILKRENCPDCDILSLGSYGHISYPSKANKVEVKAWKSTEHNMGMAMSRETYQKLIQCTDAFCTYDDYNWDWSLQHLTVTCLPSYWKVMVSEAPRVFHAGDCGMHHKKSVCMPSSQKSKIDTILQSGSNQLFPKNLLITKRLPANGAGGVAPHVKNGGWGDIRDHELCKSYPRLQ from the exons ATGAGATTCCGAGTCTACAAGAGGAAG GTGGTGATACTGacattggtggtggtggtgtgtggccTAGCCTTCTGGACCAGTGGGAAGCAGAAGAAGAGCAGTGGGGTGGTGGTCCTGAAAGAGGCTGAGGGGGTGAGGAGAAGCAGCAGTAGCCAGGTACAGCCGCAGGCCACACCTGAAGTCAGCCGGATACCTAACGTACCACCCATCGCACCTGTCAACGAGACACACCCGAAGAACCAGCCTGAAAAGCACctggagaaagaggaggtggtaaAACCAGAGGTGGACAACACCACCCAGGTCTACCGTGGCATTGTGTTCCAGCTCAACTTTGACCAGACAGTGAGACATGAGGAGAAGTTCAGGGCAGCGAGGAAGAAGGACGATCTGGTGGTGGTGGTCCAGGTGCACAACAGACCTGACTACCTGAGGCTGCTGGTGGAGAGTCTGAGGAAGGCCAGGGGCGTGGAGAGCATCCTGCTCATCTTCAGCCACGACTTCTGGTCCCCTGAGATCAACCAGGTGGTGGCCTCAGTGGACTTCTGCCAGGTCCTCCAGATCTTCTTTCCCTTCAGCATCCAACTGTACCCCCAGGAGTTCCCGGGCCACGACCCCAGGGACTGCCCCAGAGACATTTCCAAGATAGACGCCTTAAAGCTGGGTTGCATCAACGCAGAGTACCCCGACTCGTTCGGCCACTACCGCGAGGCCAAGTTCTCCCAGACCAAGCACCACTGGTGGTGGAAGCTGCACTTTGTGTGGGACAGGGTCCGGGCCCTGAAGGACCACCGGGGTCTGGTGCTTCTCATCGAGGAGGACCACTTCCTCTCCCCTGACTTCCTCCACTTCCTCAAGCTGATGTCGATCCTGAAGAGGGAGAATTGCCCCGACTGTGACATCCTATCTCTGGGGAGCTACGGCCACATCAGCTACCCCAGTAAAGCCAACAAGGTGGAGGTGAAAGCCTGGAAGTCCACCGAGCACAACATGGGCATGGCTATGAGCAGGGAGACCTACCAGAAACTCATCCAATGCACCGACGCCTTCTGCACCTATGACGACTACAACTGGGACTGGTCCCTGCAGCACCTGACCGTAACCTGCCTACCCTCCTACTGGAAGGTCATGGTGAGCGAGGCGCCCCGGGTCTTCCACGCTGGGGACTGCGGGATGCACCACAAGAAGTCTGTGTGCATGCCATCCAGCCAAAAGTCCAAGATAGATACCATCCTACAGAGCGGCAGCAATCAGCTGTTCCCCAAGAACCTGCTGATTACTAAGAGACTTCCGGCTAACGGGGCAGGGGGGGTGGCGCCCCACGTGAAGAACGGCGGTTGGGGGGACATTAGGGACCATGAACTCTGCAAGAGCTACCCTCGATTACAGTGA
- the LOC115169272 gene encoding alpha-1,6-mannosyl-glycoprotein 2-beta-N-acetylglucosaminyltransferase isoform X1: MRFRVYKRKVQYTTSPKSCVVILTLVVVVCGLAFWTSGKQKKSSGVVVLKEAEGVRRSSSSQVQPQATPEVSRIPNVPPIAPVNETHPKNQPEKHLEKEEVVKPEVDNTTQVYRGIVFQLNFDQTVRHEEKFRAARKKDDLVVVVQVHNRPDYLRLLVESLRKARGVESILLIFSHDFWSPEINQVVASVDFCQVLQIFFPFSIQLYPQEFPGHDPRDCPRDISKIDALKLGCINAEYPDSFGHYREAKFSQTKHHWWWKLHFVWDRVRALKDHRGLVLLIEEDHFLSPDFLHFLKLMSILKRENCPDCDILSLGSYGHISYPSKANKVEVKAWKSTEHNMGMAMSRETYQKLIQCTDAFCTYDDYNWDWSLQHLTVTCLPSYWKVMVSEAPRVFHAGDCGMHHKKSVCMPSSQKSKIDTILQSGSNQLFPKNLLITKRLPANGAGGVAPHVKNGGWGDIRDHELCKSYPRLQ, translated from the exons ATGAGATTCCGAGTCTACAAGAGGAAGGTACAATACACGACGAGTCCCAAGTCATGT GTGGTGATACTGacattggtggtggtggtgtgtggccTAGCCTTCTGGACCAGTGGGAAGCAGAAGAAGAGCAGTGGGGTGGTGGTCCTGAAAGAGGCTGAGGGGGTGAGGAGAAGCAGCAGTAGCCAGGTACAGCCGCAGGCCACACCTGAAGTCAGCCGGATACCTAACGTACCACCCATCGCACCTGTCAACGAGACACACCCGAAGAACCAGCCTGAAAAGCACctggagaaagaggaggtggtaaAACCAGAGGTGGACAACACCACCCAGGTCTACCGTGGCATTGTGTTCCAGCTCAACTTTGACCAGACAGTGAGACATGAGGAGAAGTTCAGGGCAGCGAGGAAGAAGGACGATCTGGTGGTGGTGGTCCAGGTGCACAACAGACCTGACTACCTGAGGCTGCTGGTGGAGAGTCTGAGGAAGGCCAGGGGCGTGGAGAGCATCCTGCTCATCTTCAGCCACGACTTCTGGTCCCCTGAGATCAACCAGGTGGTGGCCTCAGTGGACTTCTGCCAGGTCCTCCAGATCTTCTTTCCCTTCAGCATCCAACTGTACCCCCAGGAGTTCCCGGGCCACGACCCCAGGGACTGCCCCAGAGACATTTCCAAGATAGACGCCTTAAAGCTGGGTTGCATCAACGCAGAGTACCCCGACTCGTTCGGCCACTACCGCGAGGCCAAGTTCTCCCAGACCAAGCACCACTGGTGGTGGAAGCTGCACTTTGTGTGGGACAGGGTCCGGGCCCTGAAGGACCACCGGGGTCTGGTGCTTCTCATCGAGGAGGACCACTTCCTCTCCCCTGACTTCCTCCACTTCCTCAAGCTGATGTCGATCCTGAAGAGGGAGAATTGCCCCGACTGTGACATCCTATCTCTGGGGAGCTACGGCCACATCAGCTACCCCAGTAAAGCCAACAAGGTGGAGGTGAAAGCCTGGAAGTCCACCGAGCACAACATGGGCATGGCTATGAGCAGGGAGACCTACCAGAAACTCATCCAATGCACCGACGCCTTCTGCACCTATGACGACTACAACTGGGACTGGTCCCTGCAGCACCTGACCGTAACCTGCCTACCCTCCTACTGGAAGGTCATGGTGAGCGAGGCGCCCCGGGTCTTCCACGCTGGGGACTGCGGGATGCACCACAAGAAGTCTGTGTGCATGCCATCCAGCCAAAAGTCCAAGATAGATACCATCCTACAGAGCGGCAGCAATCAGCTGTTCCCCAAGAACCTGCTGATTACTAAGAGACTTCCGGCTAACGGGGCAGGGGGGGTGGCGCCCCACGTGAAGAACGGCGGTTGGGGGGACATTAGGGACCATGAACTCTGCAAGAGCTACCCTCGATTACAGTGA